Sequence from the Pseudomonadota bacterium genome:
GGATGAATAAAATTCTTATTGTAGACGATGACAAAAACATCAGGCTCACGCTTAGCGATTTTCTTAATAATAACGGGTTTTTCCCGATTGAGGCAGAGAATGGCGAAGCGGCGCTGGAGGTTTTCAGGAAAGAAAAACCTGTCATAGTGCTACTTGATCTTAAGATGCCCGGTATGAATGGTATTGAGTGTCTACAGGCATTACGAAAGATAGACCCTGCCGTACCTGTTATTATCATTACTGCAAACGGCGATATCCCTACTGCAGTCACGGCCATTCAGCTTGGCGCATACGATTTTACGCTTAAACCCCCTGATTTTAACAGACTCATGGTGACAGTAAAGAGGGCCATAGAGAAGGTGGAGTATGAAAATGCCCTGAGAGTTTCCTTTGAAACGCTCTTTGGAAAAAGCAATGTTATGAAAATAATCGTTGAGCAGGTACGGCAGGTAGCGCCAAGCGATTTTTCAATCATCCTGCAAGGCGAAACAGGAACAGGGAAATCCTTTATTGCAAGGACTATACATAATTTCAGTAAAAGAGCTGATGGACCCTTTGTCACCGTGGATATGGGGGCAATCCCGGAAAACCTTGTAGAAAGCGAGCTCTTCGGATTTGAAAAGGGCGCCTTTACAGGGGCTGAGAGGAAGAAAAAAGGATTCTTTGAGATTGCCCACAAAGGCACCATCCTGATAGATGAACTCCAGAACGTGTCTCCTTACGTGCAGAGCAAGCTTCTCAGGATTGCAGAAGAAAAAAAGCTTTATCCCTTGGGCAGCGTAACCCCTTTTGAGGTTGATACACGCATTATCTCTGCTTCAAACATCGATATCATGCAGGCCATGAAAGAGAAAAAGATCAGGGAAGATCTCTTCTTCCGCCTCGGTGAATTTATAATCCATATTCCCCCGCTCCGTGAAAGGGCTGAGGATATCCCCCGGCTTATTCACAGGTTTTTTAGAGAAGCCACAGAGGAGCTCAACAAAAACATGCGGGAAATTTCGGAGGATACCCTGGAGGTACTCTGCAACTATACCTGGCCCGGCAATGTACGGGAACTCAGGAATGTGATCAGAAGGGCGGTTCTTCTTTCTCATGACGACACGATAAGCATGGAAGACATCAATCTAAACCTTGACTCAAAGAAAGAAGACATCGACATATTTTCTTCCTTATTGCTTCATGATATTACAGTGGATGCTGAAAAGAAAGCCATCAGACATGCCCTCGATCTCGCAACGGGCAACAGAACAAAGGCCGCGAATATACTTCATATCAGCCATAGTTCTTTGCTGAGAAAGATGAAAGATTACGACATTAAATAACTTTTTGATGTGATGAACTCACCCACGATAAATTAAATAACAAAAAAGGACCTATTTCTATTGAAAGAGCTTTTGTAACTGTTGCAAAAAGGAT
This genomic interval carries:
- a CDS encoding sigma-54 dependent transcriptional regulator, encoding MNKILIVDDDKNIRLTLSDFLNNNGFFPIEAENGEAALEVFRKEKPVIVLLDLKMPGMNGIECLQALRKIDPAVPVIIITANGDIPTAVTAIQLGAYDFTLKPPDFNRLMVTVKRAIEKVEYENALRVSFETLFGKSNVMKIIVEQVRQVAPSDFSIILQGETGTGKSFIARTIHNFSKRADGPFVTVDMGAIPENLVESELFGFEKGAFTGAERKKKGFFEIAHKGTILIDELQNVSPYVQSKLLRIAEEKKLYPLGSVTPFEVDTRIISASNIDIMQAMKEKKIREDLFFRLGEFIIHIPPLRERAEDIPRLIHRFFREATEELNKNMREISEDTLEVLCNYTWPGNVRELRNVIRRAVLLSHDDTISMEDINLNLDSKKEDIDIFSSLLLHDITVDAEKKAIRHALDLATGNRTKAANILHISHSSLLRKMKDYDIK